The region GCAAGAGGTTTTGCATTTTCGTCAACAATAACTACTGGCTCAATAAATTCATCTGTAACGTCTTTCTCATAGCTTGAAAGAACACTTGCAACAGCATTTGTTGATGGAGTTCCAACGCCGTTTACAACAAGATCATAAGCTAATTTAACACGTTCCCATCTTTTATCACGGTCCATTGCATAGTAACGACCGATAATTGAAGCAATTTTTACAGGAGTATCTTTAATGTAATCATCAAGATCATGAATATATTTTGCTCCGGATTTTGGATCAACGTCACGTCCGTCTGTAAAAGCATGAATGTAAACCTGATCTAAACCATATTCCTGAGAAGCATCGATTAAGCCACGAAGGTGTGAAGTATGTGAGTGAACACCACCATCTGAAACTAATCCTAAAAAGTGTACTTTTTTATTGTTTTCTTTAGCATAAGTAAAGGCGTCAATCAAAACTTGCTCTTTTGCTAAAGTTTTATGTTCTACAGCTAAATTAATTTTGGCTAAATCCTGGTATACAATTCTTCCGGCACCAAGGTTCATGTGCCCAACCTCACTGTTTCCCATTTGTCCTTCAGGTAAACCAACATTTAAACCGTCAGTTCTAAGTTGAGCGCTTGGGTAGTTTTTGTAAAGACTGTTTATAAAAGGAACATTTGCATTGTCTATTGCAGATACTTTAGGGTCAGGAGATTTTCCCCAACCGTCTAAAATCATAAGGATAACTTTTTTGTTCATTATATTTTTGTTTTCTACAAAGATAAGGCATTTCTAAACTTTGCGGGAGAGAACCGGTGCATATTTATGTTTAATAAAATGAACTCAGATAAAAAATATTAATTTAATTATAGAAGTCTTTATTTTTTAAAATTAATTCACACTAAGTTCTCTTTTTAGCTTTGTTTTTGACAGGATTCTGTTCAATAAAATAGTGCGTATGAGACAGAAAGCCTAAGAAGTTAGAAAATTATTATATCAATTTGTTTTACTTAATCAGGTTTTAGTTTCAAGATTTCCACTTTTTGATGTTTTTTTAAGAAAAATGACAAAAATGTTATGTTTTTTAGCGTGAGAAAAAAATCTTACAGAAATAGCATTTTTATGTTAATTATGTTAAAGTTTAAACAAAAAACGCCTGAAAATCAGGCTTATATTTTGCAAGGAATGAATTTTTTATACTTTTGCGATACCCAAATTTTTGTTTAACCTAAAGAAATTCAATGATTTACAAAATTTATCCGCTATTTGTGTTTTTGTTATTGTCTTTTGGAAAAGATTCAAAAAACACTACAGATCTTAAAAAGAACGCTATTGTAAAGTCGATTGCAAAAGTTGAAAAAGTAACAGTTGATTCTAAAATTGAAAGCGTTTACAATGCCCTAAATTCAAACAATTTTAAAATGCCGGAATTTAAAACTTTTACAGAAGCTTTAAAGGGATTTTATTTGTTGAAAGAAAAAGGAGTTATTAAGAAAAACATTTTGACTCTTATTGATTTCAGTTTGTCATCAAACACAAAACGTCTGTGGGTGATTGATTTGACAACTAACACTATCTTGTTTAATTCTCTTGTGGCTCACGGAAGAAATACAGGTGAAGAGTTTGCTACGGCATTTTCAAATCTGAATTCTTCATTTAAAAGTAGTTTAGGATTTTATGCCACAGGCGAAATTTATCAGGGAAAACATGGTGCTTCATTGCGTTTAGACGGTTTGGAAAATGGTGTGAATGACAATGCGCGTCAAAGAGGTGTTGTAATGCATGGTGCAGATTATGTTTCCGAATCTTTTATCAGAGATCATAAAAGATTAGGCAGAAGCCAAGGCTGTCCTGCAGTTCCAGTTGAATTGACTGATGAAATAATTGAAACCATTAAAGATAAATCGTGTTTGTATATTTATCATCCTTCAAGAAGTTTTACGATGGAAGAAAGGCTAATTTCTTAGTTTAGCATATAAATCCGAATCTAAATTATA is a window of Flavobacterium crocinum DNA encoding:
- a CDS encoding murein L,D-transpeptidase catalytic domain family protein, with amino-acid sequence MIYKIYPLFVFLLLSFGKDSKNTTDLKKNAIVKSIAKVEKVTVDSKIESVYNALNSNNFKMPEFKTFTEALKGFYLLKEKGVIKKNILTLIDFSLSSNTKRLWVIDLTTNTILFNSLVAHGRNTGEEFATAFSNLNSSFKSSLGFYATGEIYQGKHGASLRLDGLENGVNDNARQRGVVMHGADYVSESFIRDHKRLGRSQGCPAVPVELTDEIIETIKDKSCLYIYHPSRSFTMEERLIS